From a region of the Leptospira kmetyi serovar Malaysia str. Bejo-Iso9 genome:
- a CDS encoding LIC11742 family lipoprotein, which produces MRVLKLRNILLLAFVSFLLSGCIYRDIRVPGLGTNYTQYLISSDDFQILGTVETEGVYTSWLMLVVTGETGYKELRDKSKALGGDEIMNYRFEVEETSILLVVWNRVKWKATAHAIKYREKIKKP; this is translated from the coding sequence ATGAGAGTTTTGAAACTGAGAAACATTCTGCTTTTGGCGTTTGTTTCCTTTTTGCTGAGCGGTTGTATCTACAGGGATATTCGAGTTCCCGGTTTGGGCACGAATTACACTCAATATCTGATCTCTTCGGACGATTTTCAAATTTTGGGAACCGTGGAAACGGAAGGAGTTTATACTTCTTGGTTGATGCTCGTGGTTACGGGTGAAACCGGTTACAAAGAATTGCGCGATAAATCGAAGGCCCTGGGCGGGGACGAGATCATGAATTATCGTTTCGAAGTCGAGGAAACGAGTATTCTTTTAGTCGTTTGGAATCGAGTCAAATGGAAAGCAACGGCGCACGCGATCAAATACAGGGAAAAAATCAAAAAGCCTTAA
- a CDS encoding HIT family protein, with protein MSDCPLCKFHQSGDDSEILFRFGEFSVRHSEEEKKLKGYLYIEPRSHWTSYRDWSKDAFSDFAKALEFATDWIYKNHSPVKVYTVTVSEMVPHMHFHLIPRYSDDLKGVDYIRLALQGQLPEQKYIRDL; from the coding sequence ATGTCCGATTGTCCACTTTGTAAGTTTCATCAATCCGGAGACGATTCTGAAATTCTTTTCCGTTTCGGAGAATTTTCGGTCCGTCATTCCGAGGAAGAAAAAAAACTCAAAGGGTATCTTTACATAGAACCCCGTTCGCATTGGACCTCGTATCGGGATTGGTCCAAGGATGCGTTTTCCGATTTCGCAAAGGCGCTCGAGTTCGCGACCGATTGGATTTATAAAAACCATTCTCCCGTTAAAGTGTATACCGTGACGGTTTCGGAGATGGTTCCTCACATGCACTTCCACTTGATCCCCCGTTATTCGGACGACCTAAAAGGAGTCGATTATATCCGACTCGCTCTTCAAGGACAATTACCGGAACAGAAGTATATTCGAGATTTATAA
- a CDS encoding TldD/PmbA family protein, producing MNLDRSVEYVLDVCKKKGLDQYDLVGSESKDVGIELFRKRVSNTELSNSRGIGIRLIQSGKPGYSYSEKLSEEALTQMVEDAISQAKISDPLDIDLPGPSELPKIDIRSYEESLESLGFEWLKSTGEKLDDLAWSVGDKIENVPYSYAGKTWSRFILANSNGLYHSEKSNLVSAGVALVATDGKTKKMGGYTRSGLDLDRIQPEHIVSTAAQRSFALLGAKSIPSGSYPIVLSNRISPQIFGMFSSPFSADSVQKGLSRLDGKIGAQIASSNWNVYCDPHVRDYPGSRLLDAEGVLTRKKAVIENGVLQTYLYNLESAKKAGVAPTGNAVRSYGGRVGTSFNNYVVPKGDKTLEELLKSVPESIYVLKLEGGSGCSAVSGEISIGVQGIYYKNGMPVHPVDSITMNLNFFDLLFRIDGISNEYNDSYSSIKVPDILIREASIAG from the coding sequence ATGAATCTGGACAGGTCCGTCGAATACGTGTTAGACGTTTGTAAAAAGAAGGGACTCGATCAATACGATCTCGTGGGTTCCGAATCGAAGGACGTAGGAATCGAACTCTTTCGAAAACGTGTGAGCAACACCGAACTTTCCAATTCCAGAGGAATCGGAATCCGTCTGATTCAATCCGGCAAACCCGGTTATTCGTACAGCGAAAAATTATCCGAAGAAGCTTTGACGCAGATGGTGGAAGACGCGATTTCGCAGGCGAAAATTTCTGACCCGCTCGACATCGACTTGCCCGGTCCTTCCGAACTTCCTAAGATCGACATTCGTTCCTACGAAGAATCCTTGGAATCCCTCGGTTTTGAATGGTTGAAATCCACGGGCGAAAAACTGGACGATCTCGCTTGGTCGGTCGGCGATAAGATCGAAAACGTTCCGTATTCGTACGCGGGTAAAACCTGGAGCCGTTTTATATTAGCGAATTCGAATGGACTTTATCACAGTGAAAAATCGAATCTCGTTTCCGCCGGAGTTGCGTTAGTCGCAACGGATGGAAAAACGAAGAAGATGGGCGGTTATACCCGCTCCGGTTTGGACTTGGATCGGATTCAACCCGAACATATCGTTTCCACCGCCGCGCAACGTTCTTTTGCGTTGTTGGGAGCGAAATCGATTCCCAGCGGATCGTATCCGATCGTTTTGTCGAATCGAATCAGTCCTCAGATTTTCGGAATGTTTTCTTCGCCGTTTTCGGCGGACAGCGTTCAAAAAGGTCTTTCGCGTTTGGACGGAAAGATCGGCGCTCAAATCGCCTCTTCGAATTGGAACGTATATTGTGATCCTCATGTTCGGGATTATCCGGGTTCGAGATTGCTTGATGCGGAAGGTGTTTTGACCCGCAAAAAAGCGGTGATCGAAAACGGGGTTTTACAAACCTATCTCTACAATTTGGAATCCGCAAAAAAAGCGGGAGTGGCTCCTACGGGAAACGCGGTTCGCTCCTACGGCGGAAGAGTGGGAACTTCGTTTAACAATTACGTTGTACCGAAGGGCGATAAAACCCTCGAAGAATTGTTGAAAAGCGTGCCGGAAAGTATTTACGTTTTGAAACTCGAAGGCGGTTCGGGTTGTAGCGCGGTTTCGGGGGAAATTTCGATCGGAGTTCAAGGGATCTATTACAAAAACGGAATGCCTGTTCATCCGGTGGACAGTATAACAATGAATCTGAATTTTTTTGATCTTCTTTTCCGAATCGATGGAATTTCAAACGAATACAACGATTCTTATTCTTCGATCAAGGTTCCCGATATTCTGATTCGAGAAGCAAGTATCGCGGGCTGA
- a CDS encoding TldD/PmbA family protein, whose translation MQTNKAHRILEAGLSRKADFVEIFEEETRSSSVSLRDQKIEQSFAGIDYGIGIRLIYGTDVLYAHTNNEDPEHLISLIDLLADSRGAAKGKGQALVLRGDLKVPSFPANVKDPRKISPDEKLELLFRADKTARGASSNIVQVSASASDSVSRIGIYNSEGLALEDLRVRSRFSINVAAEKGGERFVASENPGARKGFEFFSNLPIEQLSKTAAERALLMLSAGYIQGKKMPVVMGNGFGGVIFHEACGHPLETEAIRKKSSPFVDKLGERIAQSCLTAIDDGTIPDSWGSITVDDEGSAPQKTVLIENGILKSYLSDRVGAEEVGVPRTGSARRESYMYAPVSRMRNTYIAAGTDSFESMLSGIDYGLFAKKMGGGSVNPSTGEFNFSVEEGYVIRNGKIAEPVRGATLIGKGDEILPKISMVGNDLELAAGMCGASSGSVPVTVGQPSLKVDEILVGGRS comes from the coding sequence ATGCAGACAAACAAAGCCCACCGGATCCTGGAAGCGGGATTGTCCAGAAAAGCAGATTTCGTGGAAATATTCGAAGAGGAGACAAGATCTTCCTCGGTAAGTTTAAGAGATCAAAAAATCGAACAGAGTTTCGCCGGAATCGATTACGGAATCGGAATTCGATTGATCTACGGAACCGACGTTCTCTACGCGCATACGAACAACGAAGACCCGGAACATTTAATTTCTCTCATAGACCTTTTGGCCGATTCGAGAGGAGCCGCGAAAGGAAAAGGACAAGCCCTCGTATTACGAGGAGATTTAAAAGTTCCTTCGTTTCCGGCCAACGTCAAAGATCCCCGTAAAATTTCTCCGGATGAAAAACTGGAACTTTTATTCCGTGCGGACAAAACCGCTCGAGGCGCTTCTTCCAATATCGTTCAAGTCAGCGCCTCCGCATCCGATTCGGTTTCGAGAATCGGAATCTACAACTCGGAAGGATTGGCGCTCGAAGACCTAAGAGTTCGGAGCAGATTTAGCATCAACGTCGCCGCCGAAAAAGGGGGAGAACGTTTTGTGGCCTCCGAAAATCCGGGAGCACGAAAAGGTTTTGAATTTTTTAGCAATCTTCCGATCGAACAACTTTCCAAGACCGCGGCCGAAAGAGCGCTTCTGATGTTGTCGGCCGGTTATATCCAAGGTAAAAAAATGCCCGTGGTGATGGGCAACGGTTTCGGTGGAGTGATCTTTCACGAGGCCTGCGGACATCCATTGGAAACCGAAGCGATTCGTAAAAAATCCTCTCCGTTTGTGGATAAACTCGGAGAAAGAATCGCTCAGTCCTGTTTGACCGCGATCGACGACGGAACGATTCCCGATTCTTGGGGAAGTATCACCGTCGACGATGAAGGTTCGGCTCCGCAGAAAACCGTTCTCATCGAGAATGGAATTCTAAAGAGTTATCTTTCCGATCGGGTCGGTGCGGAAGAAGTGGGAGTTCCCAGAACGGGAAGTGCGAGAAGAGAAAGTTATATGTATGCTCCGGTTTCCCGAATGAGAAATACATACATAGCGGCCGGTACCGATTCTTTCGAATCCATGTTATCCGGAATCGACTACGGACTTTTTGCAAAGAAGATGGGCGGCGGTTCAGTAAACCCATCCACGGGAGAATTTAATTTTTCCGTGGAAGAGGGATACGTTATCCGAAACGGAAAGATCGCCGAACCGGTACGGGGAGCGACCTTGATCGGTAAGGGAGACGAGATTCTTCCCAAGATCAGCATGGTAGGAAACGATCTCGAACTCGCGGCGGGAATGTGCGGCGCTTCTTCCGGTTCGGTTCCGGTCACCGTGGGTCAACCTTCTTTGAAAGTGGACGAAATTCTCGTGGGAGGTCGTTCATGA